The window AAGCCATTGAAAATGGTATTTCCACCTCATTTACGTTCTATGTAACCTTGTACAAAACTTCAAGCGGCCTGTTTGACAAAAAGATCGCCAGTATAAAAACCAATGCAACAATAAAATACAATTCCATGAAGCAGGAATACGCGGTTGCCTGCACATGGAAGGATGGCCCTTTGCTGATCACTAAATCCTTTGACGAGGCAAAAACCTGGATGACCGAAATTGACAACCTGAAAGTGGCGCCCCTCGACAGCCTGGTAAAAGGGGATAGATACCAGATCCGGATCAAGGCTGAACTTGAAAAAGTAAGATTACCTTTGGCGTTGCACTATGTTTTCTTTTTTGTCTCTTACTGGGATTTTGAAACGGACTGGTATGTGATTAATTTCATTTATTAACCATCTGCCGGACAGGCATGGCATCTATGACCCAGAGACTTCAGGACACAGAA is drawn from uncultured Desulfobacter sp. and contains these coding sequences:
- a CDS encoding DUF4390 domain-containing protein — encoded protein: MSKIIKGAVAKFLFSVLFFITASLFIAPVMAYAHDDASLSHIKLANTRDDLLAYFRVENAFTEKNTQAIENGISTSFTFYVTLYKTSSGLFDKKIASIKTNATIKYNSMKQEYAVACTWKDGPLLITKSFDEAKTWMTEIDNLKVAPLDSLVKGDRYQIRIKAELEKVRLPLALHYVFFFVSYWDFETDWYVINFIY